Sequence from the Sulfuracidifex tepidarius genome:
GACTGTTTCTAAAATGAGGAAGAAGAACGGCTACATATATTACGTCTATATCCCACAGTCCTATACGGAATATATACAATATAAAAAGTGGAATATAATTGCAGTACTAAACGGTAAGGAAATTCCTCTAGGTCCGAGGAGTCCATTTAAACACGGAAATAATCTAATCGTTACTCTTCCGCTAGCCTACAAGGATTTATGGGAGTCATATTTAGGTAAAGAAATAGACCTAATCTTTTTGAGGATCTAAAAGTTTAGGTACATATTTATCATATATCTGCTGCAGTTCTATGTCGGATATGACAAAGTAATGGTTCTGTAAGATCTTAAACTGCTCCGGGGGAGCTCTCCCTTGGAGCAAATTGATGATCATAGGGCTTACTCCCTTCTTCAACATGTAAGAAGCCCAGAAACTCCTTATATCATAAAGTCTGAACTCTTTGCCGAGTACTTTCTTCATTGCTTCTTTGATTGATACTTTCAAATCTGGGAGTTGGAACGGAAATAATTTCTGTTTCCACTTTTCAATATCATTGACTATCTGCTTTATCGAATTTTCATATTTCCTCACAAATTCTTCTCTATAAGGTAAGTATATGTTCTTCAGATATTCCGCAGTCTTTTCATGTATAAACGATATATAAGCCCTTTTAGTTTCGTTTTCCTTCATCAGTTTAATTACCCTGTGCTCCAGATCCAACTGGTCCAGCATTATGTTATAGGCTTCCCCTACCCTTAAGCCCGTTTCACATAATACCAAGAAATATGTCTTGGCGCCTAAGTGGTTTATTTCTTTAAATATCTTTTTTAACGTCTCCAGATCAAGGTTCTCTGGCTTATGCTTATACTTTCCTCTGGGGACTTTGAATGACGTGTAAAGTAATTGTGCAAGACTGATATTCTTCTCCCTCACTACCGTCTTAATGAGGAGCTTTAAGGAGTTGGCCATATGTCTAGCAATGTTAGGGGTTTCAGCTTCACTTAGTAGTTCTCTAATTCCGTCAGGTGATAATTCATAGCCCAGTTCCGACAGAGCCCGGTTCAAGTATCTCATTCGCTGCTTCCTAGTGCTCAGTGCTTTTTCGTTGAGTATAATCTCAAACTTCTTTACATCATCTTCACTAACGATGTAAGTGTTAGTAGTAGTTTTTAGATAATCTCCCAGATACTGATAAAGCAGTGTTAGGAAGAAGTTTCTGAAGCCCTCATCTTTTAGCGCTTTCACTATTACGCTCATTGCAGTGGTAGGATCGACATCTACAGTCTTCAAACCGTAAAGTGCATCGCTCAGTTCCTCTAAACTGAGCATCTCTGCAGTGATGCTTATTATTTCATCTGGGACCTTCTTTACTTTGCCTGCAACATATCTGTATAAAGTACTTCTGTCAATTCCTAGCTTTTGTGCGACATAACTTAACCCGTATTTTTCTATAGCTTTCTTCAATATTCGGATTTTTTGCTCACTATCGAGTTTATTTACGTCAATCTTTACCATAATCTCACATTCTATTATTAAATGGTGAGGGTGTTGCAAAAATATCCTTCGCTGTTGCAAATCCCTTATATCTATAGAGAACGTAACTCTCTTTCAATTTAAAGTAAAATTAACGCCGCAGCCGGGATTTGAACCCGGGTCAAGGGCTCGACAGGCCCGCAATCAGGGGGTACCCCCTACAGACGATTATGAGATCGTGGGGTGGGTGTGGTTAACGCCACTTGGAGAGCTGAAGAGCCATAACGTAGACGTAAATCTAGAAGAGTCCGCTAGCGATGGAAGTACCCCTAACATCCCCAAGTCTTTCATATATAATAATAAGAAGTACCCACAAGGCGTTTACTACCTAATCCGCAAAAAAGGACGTGAAGCGTTGATTAGCGAAAGCGCCTTGAAGTTGCTTTCTTAGCAAGGAGGTATTCCAACACCCCCGTTTCTAACGTTTTCTTTTCACTTCGTGTACTTTTATTTGAGCGTCCCCTTCGCCACAGGGAAAGCCGTTATTTTTGAGAGCGAATTGAAAGATAGTCGTGATAGACTTTGTTTACTGAACGTGTTACTAACTCAGTTTGTCTTAGCAGTGAGGAATCCTTTCCACATCATTTCAATACAACACGTTTTTATGGCAATAGCCCCGTGCTTTAAAGCTTACATGACGTGAAAGGGGCATAGTCTAGATTATGGGTTATAGAGTTTTCTCAGCTGGGCAATACAAGATACGTCAAAGAGGGAACAAGTATTATGTTTACAAGCTAGAGAATGATGATAGGGGTAACGTAAGGGAGCGTTACGTCGCTCCTTTAGACAAGGTATTTGAGACTTACTTGGAGGTAGTAGGGGGTACCCCCTACAAGGAAGTGTGGAGGTACCCCTCAAAGTGGACCGGCCGGGATTTGAACCCGGGACCTCTCGGGTGCAAACCGAGCACTCTTCCAGGCTGAGCTACCGGCCCTCAGTATTAGACTGTGAATTACCGTTAAAAAATCTTCCTTAGTCTTTCTTCCTTCACTTTCTGAGCTTCAAGTTGCTGAACATCATAGCGACTAGGAAGGACGAGCTCTTAACGCTCTCTATCGTCGGATAAAGTTCCCATTCCAGTTCCCCGTGAGCAAGAAGGTTCCTGATGTTTATCGCTAGCCTTATTGCTAGGTCGGCCTTCTCGTCCCTTATGAACTTGCTAGCCCACGAAATCAAGCTTCCCTGGGAGAAGGGGAAGGTCTCTCCGTTCACCTTCACCTTATACACGCTCCAGTTCTTCTTTCTCAGGTAGAGCTTTATTCTCCTGTAAGTCGGGTGCTTCACCTTCACCTTGTGTTCCTTGTACTTTATGGTTGTGCTCTCCCCAAGCCATGAAGTGTAGAGGCTCCTCAACCCCATTTCTAGGATTAGGTAAGTCTCCAACGTAGTCACGTGTCTGAGACACGGGAAGTCGAGGAGTTTGATGGAGGCTTTCTGGATCTCAACTACCTTCTCGGGCAAGTCCCAGATGAGCTCACCTTCACCGTAGACGAAGTAAGGTATGTTAGCCAGGAAGACCCCTACAACACTACTCTTCTTGTTCTTCACTTCTACCTTGCTGTCGCCTATCACTGCGAACCTCTTGTCACCTTCCTTCTCTACCTTGAAGTCAAAGTCCTCCAACACCTCCTCTAGGAGGTCCTCGTCGCTCTTCTTCCAGTATTGAAAGAAGTCCTTTACCGTTGCCATGAGCTTTTTCTTGTACACTGAGGAATGTTTTAAAGAAGTCTTCTCTTATCTTTTTCTATGCCAGGAGGAAGAGGAAGGATAGGCGTCGTTATACCCGCAGGGAACGCGGGGATGGAATACGACTTTTGGAAGATGGCTCCAGAAGGCGTCACAGTCCACTTCACGAGGATGAAACCTACAAAGGGTTGCGAACCTACGGACGAAAGGGAATTCGAGAGCGAGTTGAAGGAGGTCTTCTCTCTGCTGAACGACGTATCTGAGGTCATAGTCTACGGTAGGACTTACGGAACTCACAAACACGCCCACGTCATAAAGAGGGCCTCAAACAAACCTTTAGTATTACCAGAGGAGGAGGCTGTTTCCGTGTTGAGAGAGCTAAACGTGAAAAGGCTTTTCGTAGCTACTCCTTACATACAGAAGAGGACGTTAGAGGAGGCTTCATTCTTTAAGGAGAACGGGTTCGACATCACGGGATACGACGGGCTCAACAAGGTCAGGGGAGTTGACATTTCCAACACAGCTGTATTTACGATATACAGGCTAGTGAAGAGGAACATGGAAGCCGTGAAGAAGTCTGATGCTATTTACATTGCGTGTACAGCACTGGCGACTTACGAGGCTTCGAAGTACCTACACGAAGACCTTGGCATCCCTGTGGTGAGTGAAAACGCTGTCGCTATGTTGGGAGCATTGAATAAGATTGGGGTTAGTTTCTCTCCTCCAGGGTTCAGAGTTTGCACCCAACGATCACAGTTCACTAAGTCTGGAAGATCATCATCTGAGGAGAGTTAACTCGGCTGAGGAAAAACTTTTCTCATGACTTTTAGAAGTTCTGGATCTTCATGAGAATATGTATGTGGAATCACCTGTGTAAAAGCTCAGGAAACATGTAGGTAAGGTGAACATTCAGAGAACCTCCCATCCATTCTCTCTCCTACGGACGAATATAGCTTTTGTACATATCTTCACGTATTATTTCTCCATTGATTCAACCAACCGTGAAGACGAAGCTTCACCCTTTCCTTTAACAGCAAGTAAAACGGAATTAAGAAAAACACTATTGAGACAGGGAGACTGACGTAGAAGAAATAGAAATACCTCTGAAAGCTGACCTCTCCTTCACCCCTGCTTAGGTGGACTTCGACTAATCCGTTGTAACTCTTAGCATTCAAAAAGAAGGAACGACCAAGGAGCAATATCACGTTACCGGTATAGTTTCCGTCTTTAACTTGAACTTGTCCTTGATTTACGACCAGCTTTCCGCCTGCTCCTGTTCCGTTAGGGAAGAGGATCAAACCCTGATATACTTTACTCTCGTAAAGGTAAGCTGTTGGGTTACCCGGGAAGATCTTGATCAAAGTGAGGTTGCTGTCGTTGAGTGGAAGGAAAGTCACCACGTATTTCACCCCATTAGTTGCATTGTTCACCTCTTCTGCTACTTGATAGTTAAAGCATACCACGTTGACAACGTCAGGCCATGAGAAGAAAGCGATTCTATAAGGGAAAGTCTGAATGTTGGTTTCAACTATCGTATAGCACGGATCATGAGAGGAGAGGTAGCTGTAAACTTGATAAAACTGAGGAATCACCTGATACGTTGGAGAGAAGTTCAGCTCCTGATAAGTCGAGCTCAAAGGAGAATATGAAGGCAGAAACACACCTACTATCAATACCAGAAACAACACCCAAGTGAACCTGAAGAAGGGGAATGAAAGGAGGAGTAGGGAGAATGAGAGAAGGAACACCTTCTGAGGGAAAGTGGTTATTGTCAGGACTAACGAACCCACCAATGGTATATCAAGGGGGTAATGCATCAAGTAAACGAAGAGGAACATGACTAGAGCTGACACGAAGGTTAATGCTAGAGGTTCCCTTTTCCCTTCCTTGGAAAGTCTAGAAGCCCAGGTCACTAGAACCATGGAAAGGAAGATCGAGAATATCATGACGCTGTAAATGAAGATGTCGTAAGTTATCTTGTAGGCTATTGGCTTATATGCGGTAACGTCGACTAAGTAGATGAACAGTTCCTCGGGCAACTCC
This genomic interval carries:
- a CDS encoding maleate cis-trans isomerase family protein; its protein translation is MPGGRGRIGVVIPAGNAGMEYDFWKMAPEGVTVHFTRMKPTKGCEPTDEREFESELKEVFSLLNDVSEVIVYGRTYGTHKHAHVIKRASNKPLVLPEEEAVSVLRELNVKRLFVATPYIQKRTLEEASFFKENGFDITGYDGLNKVRGVDISNTAVFTIYRLVKRNMEAVKKSDAIYIACTALATYEASKYLHEDLGIPVVSENAVAMLGALNKIGVSFSPPGFRVCTQRSQFTKSGRSSSEES
- a CDS encoding tyrosine-type recombinase/integrase, which gives rise to MVKIDVNKLDSEQKIRILKKAIEKYGLSYVAQKLGIDRSTLYRYVAGKVKKVPDEIISITAEMLSLEELSDALYGLKTVDVDPTTAMSVIVKALKDEGFRNFFLTLLYQYLGDYLKTTTNTYIVSEDDVKKFEIILNEKALSTRKQRMRYLNRALSELGYELSPDGIRELLSEAETPNIARHMANSLKLLIKTVVREKNISLAQLLYTSFKVPRGKYKHKPENLDLETLKKIFKEINHLGAKTYFLVLCETGLRVGEAYNIMLDQLDLEHRVIKLMKENETKRAYISFIHEKTAEYLKNIYLPYREEFVRKYENSIKQIVNDIEKWKQKLFPFQLPDLKVSIKEAMKKVLGKEFRLYDIRSFWASYMLKKGVSPMIINLLQGRAPPEQFKILQNHYFVISDIELQQIYDKYVPKLLDPQKD